One stretch of Streptomyces sp. NBC_00443 DNA includes these proteins:
- a CDS encoding anti-sigma factor family protein, translating into MSGTRPNPAERLLAEQHLGDRLSALVDGELGHETRERVLAHLATCARCKSEADAQRRLKNVFAEAAPPPPSESFLARLQGLPGGGDLDGGGSPLGGGGFGGLSGRPGAGVFGVKQDDRFEFGYVPSRSHAVPALPVSDRGFRTHPVGRHDADRASSRMRFALVAAGAVSLAAISLGGVTTSAPTDAEARSGSGTGSNVTPTRTQGTGAAAAPESQRRRALGPLLAQGQGAQTPDTPAAPTEVAAPLLPGMPAQHADADIHTLAAPVVAGAAAMSPLIRPLSATPPLALTSWATTAAITAAPELLTATLPDVTSSPSAPPATGR; encoded by the coding sequence GTGAGTGGCACCCGACCCAACCCCGCCGAACGGCTCCTCGCCGAGCAGCACCTTGGCGACCGACTCTCCGCCCTCGTCGACGGAGAGCTCGGTCATGAGACGCGCGAGCGTGTCCTGGCCCACCTGGCGACCTGCGCCAGGTGCAAGTCGGAGGCCGACGCCCAGCGCCGACTGAAGAACGTCTTCGCGGAGGCGGCCCCGCCGCCTCCCTCCGAGAGTTTCCTGGCCCGTCTTCAGGGCCTCCCCGGGGGAGGTGACCTGGACGGCGGCGGCTCGCCGCTTGGCGGGGGAGGATTCGGCGGCCTGTCCGGACGGCCCGGCGCCGGGGTCTTCGGAGTGAAGCAGGACGACCGCTTCGAGTTCGGCTACGTCCCGTCGCGTTCGCACGCCGTCCCGGCGCTTCCCGTCTCCGACCGTGGCTTCCGCACCCACCCCGTGGGCCGCCATGACGCCGACCGCGCGTCCTCCCGGATGAGGTTCGCGTTGGTCGCGGCGGGCGCGGTGTCGCTGGCGGCCATCTCGCTGGGCGGCGTCACGACCAGCGCGCCGACCGACGCGGAAGCGCGCAGCGGCTCGGGGACCGGCAGCAACGTGACGCCGACGCGGACCCAGGGCACGGGCGCCGCGGCAGCACCGGAGAGCCAGCGCCGCCGTGCCCTGGGCCCCCTGCTCGCACAGGGACAGGGTGCGCAGACGCCCGACACCCCCGCGGCCCCGACCGAGGTCGCGGCTCCCCTCCTGCCCGGGATGCCGGCCCAGCACGCCGACGCGGACATACACACCCTCGCCGCGCCCGTGGTGGCCGGCGCGGCCGCCATGTCCCCGCTGATACGCCCGCTCAGCGCGACCCCGCCGCTCGCCCTGACCTCGTGGGCCACGACCGCCGCGATCACGGCGGCCCCCGAACTGCTCACCGCAACGCTCCC
- the sigE gene encoding RNA polymerase sigma factor SigE, giving the protein MLRRFLGSAGRPKSVNDTADHSHAADHAQTATFSTDADGQAWTPPTWEEIVSTHSGRVYRLAYRLTGNQHDAEDLTQEVFVRVFRSLSTYTPGTFEGWLHRITTNLFLDMVRRKQRIRFDALGDDAAERLPSKEPTPQQVFNDAHFDADVQQALDTLAPEFRAAVVLCDIEGLSYEEIAATLGVKLGTVRSRIHRGRSQLRKALAHRSPEARAERRSFVPRVPALGGGGATA; this is encoded by the coding sequence GTGCTCCGGCGCTTTCTCGGATCGGCAGGTAGGCCGAAATCCGTGAACGACACCGCTGACCACAGCCACGCCGCCGACCATGCCCAGACCGCGACCTTCTCCACCGACGCGGACGGGCAGGCGTGGACTCCGCCCACCTGGGAGGAGATCGTCAGCACGCACAGCGGCCGTGTCTACCGCCTGGCGTACCGCCTCACCGGCAACCAGCACGACGCCGAGGACCTGACGCAGGAGGTCTTCGTCCGCGTCTTCCGCTCCCTGTCGACGTACACGCCGGGCACCTTCGAGGGCTGGCTGCACCGCATCACCACCAACCTCTTCCTGGACATGGTCCGTCGTAAGCAGCGCATCCGCTTCGACGCGCTGGGCGACGACGCCGCCGAGCGGCTGCCCAGCAAGGAGCCCACGCCCCAGCAGGTCTTCAACGACGCGCACTTCGACGCCGACGTCCAGCAGGCCCTCGACACGCTTGCGCCCGAGTTCCGCGCCGCGGTCGTCCTGTGCGACATCGAAGGACTGTCGTACGAGGAGATCGCCGCGACCCTCGGTGTCAAGCTCGGCACCGTCCGGTCCCGTATCCACCGCGGCCGTTCCCAGCTGCGCAAGGCCCTCGCGCACCGTTCGCCGGAGGCGCGTGCCGAGCGCCGCTCCTTCGTGCCGCGTGTGCCTGCACTGGGGGGAGGGGGCGCGACCGCGTGA